The sequence CAAGAAGCATAGAGACTTTCCAGATGATGACACTTTGCTTCGTGTCTACGCGGTATTTCTTCTGACCTTTTTTGTTATAAAAGTCCGTGATGGTCTTTCCATCATAGCGATAGACGCCGGTTGCATCGCCAAACCAAATACTGCCATCGCTTGCCTCCGAAATCCCAAAAAAAGCCTTTCCAGACCTAATTTCGGTTACAGTGGTCTTATCACCATCCAGAGAATTGGCGTCATACCGGGAAACGGCCTGAACCGTCGAATTAGCAGGATTTACCGGGCCGGTAGTCCAGATGTTTCCTTGTTTATCCTGGATTATCGCAGTAGCACCTCTCTCCGATACCTTCGTAAACGTATGGCCGTTATAACGCCAAAGGCCACCGGTCCGGCTTACGTTAAAGCCATTGTTACCGCTGAACCAGATGGTCCCTTTTCGATCTTCCAGTATAGCCGAAACGTGGAGAAAGGGCTCGCCTTTGTGGGTTAACGTGGTAAATTTCTTCCCGTCATACACAAAGGCGTCGCCTCTTGTGCCAACCCACAATCTTCCTGTTTTATCGGCAATGATGGTATTAATATCATTATTCAGTTTTTCATCTTTATAAAAAAGCGGGACGTTCGGAGACGTAAACGTCTGAAACGATTTTCCGTCGTAACGACTTAGGCCACTTGCAGTACCAAACCAGATAACACCGGCTTTATCTTCATAAATAGCTGTAACCCGATTATCGGCAAGACCTTCCGTAGTTGTAAAATGTTGAACGGACTTTCCGTTGTCATAATAAACGCCTGAATCAGTAGAAATAAACCAACTATTCCCCTGACGATCTTCCAGAACATCCCAGAATTTATGCTGCCCTAGTTTAGCGGTCAGGTTAGTAAACAATTTTCCATCGTATTGAAAAACATCACCAAATGATTCGTTATTCGGGCCAGCCATTAAAAGGCCATCATTCCTACCTTTTTTTATACTACGAACTAATATGTTTGGTCCTATGTCTTTGATTTCGGTCTTGATAGTATCGTTTGATTCATCTGTTTGGTTTTGTTTGCAGGAAGCGCAAAAAGTAGACAGGAAAAGTAAAGCATATACGAGGGCGTAGTTCATTCTTTTTCTTTTTTAATGCCAACGAATGTCAACCGCAACGGCGGGCTGTAAACCTAGCCGTCTTTATGCTGAGATGTGTTGGAGCGCTAGTAAAAGAATGTGAATGAAACGTAAAAGCCGCTTTTACGGATTGTGGCAAACTCCTGCCCCTAACTCGTTATACGTATTGACAAGCGGTTAATGCTCAGGCAACGTCTGCATCGGCGGCCCGGCGGTATTCATTGGGCGATTGGCCGACTCGCTGTTTGAATACGCGGATAAAGTGCTGAGGGTATTTAAAGCCCAGATCGTAGGCGATCTGGCTGACCGACTTGCTCTGGTCGAAGATGCGTTCTTTGGCTACGTCAATTAGCTTAGCCTGAATGTATTCCTGCGCGGTTTTGCCGGTTTCTTTCTTGATCAGATCGCCGAAATAATTGGCCGACAAGTTCAGTTCACCCGCGCAATACGCCACCGAGGGCAGGCCAATTGTCTGTGGTTTATCAGTCTGGAAATACGCGTTCAGCACCTTCTCGAACCGCTCCAAAACGCCCTGATGCGCGTGATTGCGGGTGATAAACTGCCGGTCGTAGAAACGGACGCAATAATTCAAAAACAGCTCTACACTATTGACAATCAACTTCTTGCTGTGCTTGTCGATGGTCTGCTGTAGTTCGTATTCGATTTTCGCGAAGAAATCCAGCACCAATTCCCGCTCCCGTTTCGACACGTGCAGGGCTTCGTTGGACTGGTAACTAAAGAAGGTGTAGTCCTGTATGTGCCGCCCCAGCGCGGTGCCGTGGATCAGATCGGCGTGGAAAACCAGTGCATAGCCTTTGGGCTGATACACGTCGCCGTTGCTGTTCATCCCGACTACCTGACCCGGCGCCAGAAACACCAGGGTGCCCTCCTGATAATCGTATGTGTGGCGGCCATACACCAGATCGCCGCACTTAACATCTTTCAGCAGGATGGCGTAAAAGCCAAAATACATACCCGATCCGGCTCGAGGCGCTGCTTTCGAGAAGTCGATGACACTGATGAGTGGGTGTAACGTTTCGTGCTTATTGAATACGTTGTAATCCGTGACCGTTTCGAATCGTAGCAGGGTGTCCATAGCCTTGTTGGTTGACCTATCTCAAAAATAGCACTTTCCAAACGGGCGGCCGGATGCCTTTTTGCGCATCCGTAATAGTGGTAGTAACTCCCGTAATCTATATACCCGTCGGGCGTCGAATGACTCTGACCTTTGTGCTGTAAACAGACCGGCAGTGGCTGCTAGAGTCGCGTTAGGAAACGAATACACGAACGCAATCAATTCAATACCATGCAAACACGTCAATTAGGTAATAGCGGCCTGGAGGTATCCGCCATTGGCTTCGGCTGTATGGGGTTAAGTTTTGGCTACGGTCCATCAACGGACAAACAGACGGCCATCGACTTACTCCGTGCCGCTTTCGATCAGGGCGTCACCTTCTTCGATACGGCTGAAGCGTACGGCCCCTTTGTCAACGAAGAGCTGCTGGGCGAAGCCTTACAGCCCGTTCGGGATCAGGTCGTTATTGCCACCAAGTTCGGCTTTCGGGACGGCGTCTCGACCAAAGGGCCCGACAGTCGCCCCGAACGTATTCGTCAGGTGGCCGACGAAGCGCTGAAACGGCTCCGCACCGACCGCATCGACTTGTTTTACCAGCACCGGGTCGACCCTGCGGTGCCGATGGAAGACGTAGCCGGTACCGTCAAAGACCTCATTCAGGCTGGCAAGGTGAAGCACTTCGGCCTGAGCGAAGCCGGTGTGACCTCCATCCGGAAAGCCCACGCGGTTCAGCCGATAGCGGCCCTGCAAAGCGAATACTCCTTGTGGTGGCGGGAACCCGAAAAAGAGATTCTCCCGGTCCTGGACGAACTGGGCATCGGGTTCGTGCCGTTCAGCCCACTGGGCAAAGGGTTTCTGACGGGCAAAATCGACGCGACGACGACCTTCGACAAGACCGATTTCCGCAACGTTGTGCCTCGTTTTTCGGAAGAAAACCGAAAAGCCAATCAGGCCCTGGTCGATTTATTGAGCACGATGGCGGCCGAGCGCCAGGCCACCCCCGCACAGATTGCGCTGGCCTGGTTGTTAGCGCAGAACCCCTGGATCGTCCCGATTCCCGGCACGACCAAGCTGCACCGGTTAGAGGAAAACATAGGAGCTGCAGCTATTACCCTGTCTACCGACGACATCGGCCAGATTAACACCGCCTTTGCCCAGATTCCGGTGCAGGGCGACCGTTACCCGGAACACCTGCAAAAACTGGTGGGCAAGTAAGCCACCGAGATCGGCAATGGCTCCCACTCCTGAAACGCCTCGCCGCTTTTTGCCCACCGTAGCCTATTCGGTACCCGTCATCCCGATTCGGTATCTGTTTGTGCCTGGCCCGAACCGCCTGCGTCAGTTGCGGTTCGGGCCAGTTGATTACTGATATGAACTGTATCGTAACCAGGCCCGGTTGTAGGATACGAGCACCCGTGCGCTCCCGCAGCGCTTTACTCCATGCACGTAGCTAGCCCTCCCATACCGGTTTATCCGCTCCAGCCCGACGAAACCGGCAACACCCAGTTTCGTCTCTATACGTATCAGGGGAACCTCCCCGATCAGGCGGATCTGCTGATTCCACACCGCAAGGATCATTACTTACTGGTGTTTATCCGGCGGGCGGGCAGTCGCCAATGGATCGACACCACGCCCTACGTACTCAGGGACAACACGATCTACTTTAGCGGCCCCAACCAGGTCATCGTCAAGGAAGGTATGCACCAGTTGTGGAGTACGGGCATTGCCTTTACGAATGAATTTCTGTCGTTGCAGGAAAACGCGTTCCTCAGCCAGCTCTCGTTGCTCCAAAACCCACAGAACGGCCATGAACTACCTCTTGCCGAGGCCGATGTGCGCTTTGTCGAAGCGCAGTTGGCCAACATTACAGCGGAGTATCACCGCCCCGGCGACTGGCAGCAACGGATGCTCTCGGCTCACCTCACGGTGCTGCTAACGTACCTGAGCCGCCTCTACACCGCGCAGTTCAGGGATACGCCTCCCTCGGCTGACAAGCTGCTGCTGAAAACGTTTCAGGCCACGATTGACGCGTGTTTCCGCGAGCGGCATGAGGTAAGCGACTATGCCTCGCTGCTCAACCTGTCGGCGGGCTATTTGGGCGAAGTGGTGAAACAGCAAAGTGGCAAGCCCGCCATCAAGCACATCCATGAACGGATCGTGCTGGAAGCCCGA comes from Fibrella aestuarina BUZ 2 and encodes:
- a CDS encoding helix-turn-helix domain-containing protein, encoding MHVASPPIPVYPLQPDETGNTQFRLYTYQGNLPDQADLLIPHRKDHYLLVFIRRAGSRQWIDTTPYVLRDNTIYFSGPNQVIVKEGMHQLWSTGIAFTNEFLSLQENAFLSQLSLLQNPQNGHELPLAEADVRFVEAQLANITAEYHRPGDWQQRMLSAHLTVLLTYLSRLYTAQFRDTPPSADKLLLKTFQATIDACFRERHEVSDYASLLNLSAGYLGEVVKQQSGKPAIKHIHERIVLEARRLLFHTNDSLKEIAFDLGFSDASYFSRFFKRETGLTPADYRHNSRKMYQ
- a CDS encoding YceI family protein gives rise to the protein MNYALVYALLFLSTFCASCKQNQTDESNDTIKTEIKDIGPNILVRSIKKGRNDGLLMAGPNNESFGDVFQYDGKLFTNLTAKLGQHKFWDVLEDRQGNSWFISTDSGVYYDNGKSVQHFTTTEGLADNRVTAIYEDKAGVIWFGTASGLSRYDGKSFQTFTSPNVPLFYKDEKLNNDINTIIADKTGRLWVGTRGDAFVYDGKKFTTLTHKGEPFLHVSAILEDRKGTIWFSGNNGFNVSRTGGLWRYNGHTFTKVSERGATAIIQDKQGNIWTTGPVNPANSTVQAVSRYDANSLDGDKTTVTEIRSGKAFFGISEASDGSIWFGDATGVYRYDGKTITDFYNKKGQKKYRVDTKQSVIIWKVSMLLGGWEGSTFRGDGSTTGDVDLLKGELLIENRQLTGGTVDVDMTTIEQKVDDQRPRNKMPPFFDVKKFPVSTFVMTKVETGNDGKTKIPTDGSIRSRTEGNIKITGTLTMEGITKTVTFPAKLNFNDGMDGTVEMNGTLVIDRTDWGVNSGSEKYFYQYGDGTISDDVKLHMKIVAKKIDR
- a CDS encoding helix-turn-helix domain-containing protein, coding for MDTLLRFETVTDYNVFNKHETLHPLISVIDFSKAAPRAGSGMYFGFYAILLKDVKCGDLVYGRHTYDYQEGTLVFLAPGQVVGMNSNGDVYQPKGYALVFHADLIHGTALGRHIQDYTFFSYQSNEALHVSKRERELVLDFFAKIEYELQQTIDKHSKKLIVNSVELFLNYCVRFYDRQFITRNHAHQGVLERFEKVLNAYFQTDKPQTIGLPSVAYCAGELNLSANYFGDLIKKETGKTAQEYIQAKLIDVAKERIFDQSKSVSQIAYDLGFKYPQHFIRVFKQRVGQSPNEYRRAADADVA
- a CDS encoding aldo/keto reductase, producing the protein MQTRQLGNSGLEVSAIGFGCMGLSFGYGPSTDKQTAIDLLRAAFDQGVTFFDTAEAYGPFVNEELLGEALQPVRDQVVIATKFGFRDGVSTKGPDSRPERIRQVADEALKRLRTDRIDLFYQHRVDPAVPMEDVAGTVKDLIQAGKVKHFGLSEAGVTSIRKAHAVQPIAALQSEYSLWWREPEKEILPVLDELGIGFVPFSPLGKGFLTGKIDATTTFDKTDFRNVVPRFSEENRKANQALVDLLSTMAAERQATPAQIALAWLLAQNPWIVPIPGTTKLHRLEENIGAAAITLSTDDIGQINTAFAQIPVQGDRYPEHLQKLVGK